The window gcttacttccagaaaccgaaggggaattcatcccaatgcaggataatacaaacagtcttaaaggctggtcccaggcaatgcagtgattgtgcccggaaattttggaagaagtaagctccaaaagggagtggtttcgggagttagaagcagactcccacatcatgtgtttaaagagaaagcagaaagggggataaattgaaaaccaatccccagcaggctagagacccccaacaggcaactttgcccgccaaccaattatggggacaaagagcaagaaaaggggaagagagaaaaatggctcgccagaaaggcaccctctaccaccacgattaaaactgactaaatccttttgtctgttgcaggagagcaaagaattgatgatggcagcaagatgcaacgccatggaagtcaccaaaaaccggggcagaaaattttctgccgattgtcgaaaattttctcgaaaaaaacggggaaacaatttgaatacatttaagttctaggtcgcccaccagtataatgcgggaatacttttaagttctaggtcgcccaccagtataatgcgggaatacatttaagttctaggtcgcccaccagtataatgcgggaatacattttaagttctaggtcgcccaccagtataatgcgggaatacattttaagttctaggtcgcccaccagtataatgcgggaatacttttaagttctaggtcgcccaccagtataatgcgggaatacttttaagttctaggtcgcccaccagtataatgcgggaatacatttaagttctaggtcgcccaccagtataatgcgggaatatattttaagttctaggtcgcccaccagtataatgcgggaatacttttaagttctaggtcgcccaccagtataatgcgggaatacattttaagttctaggtcgcccaccagtataatgcgggaatacttttaagttctaggtcgcccaccagtataatgcgggaatacattttaagttctaggtcgcccaccagtataatgcgggaatacttttaagttctaggtcgcccaccagtataatgcgggaatacttttaagttctaggtcgcccaccagtataatgcgggaatacatttaagttctaggtcgcccaccagtataatgcgggaatacatttaagttctaggtcgcccaccagtataatgcgggaatacatttaagttctaggtcgcccaccagtataatgcgggaatacatttaagttctaggtcgcccaccagtataatgcgggaatacatttaagttctaggtcgcccaccagtataatgcgggaatacatttaagttctaggtcgcccaccagtataatgcgggaatacatttaagttctaggtcgcccaccagtataatgcgggaatacatttaagttctaggtcgcccaccagtataatgcgggaatacatttaagttctaggtcgcccaccagtataatgcgggaatacattttaagttctaggtcgcccaccagtataatgcgggaatacatttaagttctaggtcgcccaccagtataatgcgggaatacatttaagttctaggtcgcccaccagtataatgcgggaatgcattttaagttctaggtcgcccaccagtataatgcgggaataaattttagctctagagtttggaatcagtagccccacctgaagacggaaggttacaacagagatccccaaacgggaaacaataaaatccccagcaccaagaaacagacaactgcagaggcaagcgcgcaatttaaaaggaaaagggaatgcgtctcaaaagaagcgtctcaaaagaagcagtttgggaacgctatggcatgcccaacataacaattctgatgaaaagccataccgctgaagaaaccattgaaagatttaaggaagaaagccatgttcccagcaaatcaagcaaagtgatgagaactgacattcagaaaaggtgaaggaccagcatcatctccaagttcacaaaataaaggcgtcagaggaaagcattagccgacaagaaagcaagacaacaagaacaagcgggagatagatgagatctcatactctagcttaacttcttgtttttccttttagagcgatgtaacagggagatcggttgagcagtagcatcctacagcagcatacaacagcgcacaacagcagcaagcattacagtcacatggtagtcccagctaccaaaatttcccgaactgcattgacctgattcctgttcagcccaggatatgtaggaaacctctgaagcaaaggttcggtcaaatctttttcaaaaaatgcttcacacggagtattcggacgggcaaaaatcgttcgctttatctttgcgcgaaaacccttcgtgtcttcgtgcaaagaggggcagctgtaagcacgtgatttttgcttcacgaacaatcgctccaaaagaaaataaaaatagtggcaaaaggcttcgctgtacaatttttcgatctttccgtgacatgtgttgttagtcgtttgtgagtctgtccattttgcatctagtcattatcaaacaaaaatacaaaaaatatatgtggcgttgaaagaaaattcaaaaatataaatatatgtgcgtcgttcgttttaggttgtgatttaacttacttaaacatttttatttggtatgataattatgttgaagtgctatattgttatttgttttaatttcatttgttttattagttatttttatttttctttaaattggaaaacaaaagaaagttgaaatcaatttgggcccaaaaaataagacaaaaacaggcccaaaccaacgatctgacccggtccaaaccaggcctgccctgaccacctcccgaaacgacgccgcatcatgcgtctgatctgggccgttcaaactctcgatccaacggctcaggacctctattagtaacccgtttcaaaacccgacccaggaaccaatccgatccaacccctcacttaaaccaaacgaccccgtttaactaccaaacgaccccgtctcatttctcagcatcagatccaagccgttgagatcatctgatctaacggctcagatccaatcccttccccatatataaactcaacccttcaccccacgccccctatccgaaccccacccctcactcgtctccttccccaagctgaaaccccaaaccctagcaagccgccctggtttcccttccaccaaaacccggcggcatgaacgccggtggctacctcccgaacaccctaagaccccctcactcccctgaacacgaatccactaacgacgaacctcgaatcacctcctatcgtctcgaatctggatttgaagattcgagacaaaactcgatctatgccaaaccaccccatcttcataccagacactcccctgaccttcctcgcgaccaagcttggtttggtccgaatctacccacaactcctaaaaatccagatctgaaaatccagaacttgaaacacatgcacctggggaatccggccggtcttgacaagggtttgaggtctaatagaccttaatcaaggtgttctcacgtgagaacaccctgattaaagtttgttcggcctcaagagttcgaagttgagtcagatttgggtcattttgatttcaaactcttttggtaagttttcctttcttttgttttagttctaattaagttgtcagcatatttcgttgtgtttgtttgtcattttgttatttttcagtcggatttcttccatctctgttaaaggcctttttatttggtcaattgtcttctgtttgtgttctgaatataccctgtgatatacgtgctcatcaattagattagtcgtcaaacgagtttaattcatataagttcccagtgtttgaacaaatttgtctgaagtcattcgggactctatacgtgttgtttatatgaacgattgattgttatgtgttacgattaatatagtcgagtcgatatatgtcgtcaattagtttcaatcgttaatggtaacaacttgattcgtattgcttatttctgctgtgatcgtatttgagtcccattagaaactgaattgtattgcctattgattttgttcaaatcgaattaaagaacatctaggggaaaggttataatggcagattcagactttgattttaaaacacgatgccatttggtttagaccgtgggcagcatgtgtatggttagctttaaggaattaaaataattggacagcatgtgctgtcagattatattcctactgcccatactttggttaaataaacaagtgattagtacattttaatatcaaaagagagaggggctgtcagggatttgatgggagttttgtttatttaaaagaagtgagtggaaaaacaacgaggggtgggggcaattttgagttgtaaaacagactgtaaagtgttaaggttaggctataaaagaggcagaccttccattagaaagggGGTTCATTTTTTTTGAGTCTTGAGAGAttctgtgagtaagaaaactgaaaaaggaaaaacaggaataaatttcagaacattgtgaatgagtattgtctagaagaaactgtgtaagagtccagtttgatcaggttgtctttgtggttttgcttttctgtcgtttgccaagctttcttgtggtcattggatttctgttgctgttacattcaacattctgggctgttatttcctactctgttttttctgggattgtttatttgttgctcgactccttgctgagcttcatcattgttggctggtcgttgttgctgtgttgttgctgtgaatctgctgtgctgttgtttgctgtgtactattcagctgatccttttccttcttcttttgttcctctataccaggtacacaactaatactgtccatgtaatttgaaagtcgagcatgaatacaaaagggaAGATTTGAAGACATCTATGTCCACATGTAGTTGCTATATAGATGATTATATAGTGTGTAATGGTTTACAATCTTGTTTGGGTATTGGAGTTGGTCCTTTCATATAGTGAATACAAAAAATGTAGTATGGTTTAATATCATATGTTGGTTAGGttaacagacaaaaggattggcAGTATACTAGGCTATGTCTTGGAAATTAGTTGTGTCTTGTAATTAGCATTCTCTTTTAATGCATGTCAAAGAATAAAACTATCCGCCTTAGttaattttcattctcttttgataaactgcctcgttataattatcaaaccacacccttataacaattagcacaagtccgcgcccctcaaccttatgaaggtcgagcccaggtcaaaacagaccaaacagacccgcctcggataaacagtggcccaggtctgacccatcccgcatgagctggatttgggcccataatgttcgatcagctgtccgtatgcatggtcatgtttccttattctgtaaaagcatttcggatcctgctgtaaataatctgcaagcatgtaaataattaagagattttcttttattttagagacgaacttaataggaaatatagtcattataggtttatcctttaaaataaaaatgagacgagccccgacaaacaaaaatgtagaagctgcgggtccctctaaatgtatatattaaatacttagattccgggacgggccgtttagcaaatttcacggcccttcccaaaataataacgcgatagtctctttaggtgcgtgtttaataatctactttcttaaaacttgggatgtgcatttcatgcgacccagatccaaatcccaaaacatcaaataaaatatgttccagatcgtgggtgcatttcatgtgacgcagtccaaggacatgttttaagcgatgttcacatccttttgaaataataacaataaagcggtaaaaagttaaaattggcacattggttcataatggtatttaaaatcagataaataagccgaatatgacagttgagcgaccgtgctagaaccacggaactcgggaatgcctaacaccttctcccgggttaacagaattccttatccggatttctggtgcgcagactgtaatatggagtcattcttttcctcgattcgggattaaaattggtgacttgggacaccctaaatctcccaagtggcgactctgaaattaataaaccaatcccatttcgtttgtcctttgattggaaaaactcccttgcaccctttCTGGTGCGgagaaaggaggtgtgacaatggcaagacatagaaattttatcactttgggtggttataatttctttcaaactccattagaattacaatcaaaatttatcgtctttacttgtatttaaaatcaaattataaactttcaagaatttaaaagagaaaaataagataaaatacttaccttaaattcaGAATTTATTCCCAAAGCTTGGAAATCTCTTGTCTTTTCACTTTTGCAGGTAGAAAACGTACATCTCTACTGCCTTTAATATATCTAATTGCGGAGGCTCATCAATGGACAACGTGGTGGAATTTTAAAGGAAGACAGTGGCCAGCTTCCATGATTAAGCCTCTATTTATACCGTTGCATTGGCAAAGCCAATGTATCAATTGTCCAATATAATATCCAAGAAACCAGAATTAGTTCATCTTGATTTCAGCCATGGGTGGTACCATCAAGCTCTCAAAGACGAGTATTAATATAGGCTAAATTTCAATAGATAATTAGAGACTCGTGCTCAtaatgtgttataaaataataataaaagaagaagagtattgcagagcaaagtagagagagggaattcttattgatatgagatgatttacaatggaatagaacctctatttatagggagagggtgacttagccaccaagtaataaatcCTAGAATCTccctaaatatagacattcaccataaataaaattctatttataacaataattgtattattatcttattttcttttattactgatgttgtttcttttactttggttatctttactatttttttGTCAATACTTTTCTTTTCTCCAGTACTTTCGTCTTAATTGTTTTTACTCTTGTATTTTTCAGAcctgttttaaaaaatatttttcttgagctgagagtctatcagaaacaacctctctatcttaCAGAAATTAGCGGTAAAGTTTGTATATATTCCACTCTCCCCAGATTTCACTTGTGGGATCACAGTAAATATGTAGTTATAGTATTTGATTTGTTAAAAGGCTATACCAAAATCAAACATAATCAAAATTGGTACGGTTCGGTGTTCCTCTTTTAAGCTTTTGTTTTattctatttcaaattgttttGTTCAGTTTGTTCCATTTCAATTTTACCGAATTATGAACATTCCTGGTAATAATTTGAACAGGAATGTTTTGTAAACACCTAAATTCACTTTGCAGTAATAAAAAGATGGCGCCAAAGCAGCAAATTGGATATCCTTATTCAGAGGAACTAAAATATACATAAAGGGAGGAAATTATACAGAATATAAAAGAGCAGATGGAGAAGCATGCCCAAAACAAGATGGAGGCATGGTTTAGGCTAAAGAAAATAGTTCTCTATAAAAACAATGTAATTCTTGATTTTTTGTAGATTTTAAATTTATCATATTATATTTGATTTCTAAGTCCGTATATACAATCCCGCGAATGGCATAATATTAATCATATTCCAAATAGTCAAACTAGTAAAGGATTACCTCAATAACTGCAAAATTGGAAAGGAATGAACTACTTGCCAATGTTTGATGGTATCATAAATCTCCACTCACAAAATTAGAAAGTACTTAAaagattttttcttttatataagaCATGCATGATTATACGAAGCCAAACACAAGCAAAATTGAACAGTTTCTAGGCATGGTTTTTTCACAAATCAAGGCTATCTTTTTGTTATGcatcttcttcttttgcttttcaCAAGCAAAATGTAATATATTTACCGGGCAAAAGTATGAGATTTATGCATGAATGCCCCCTATACTATGGGTTCATTCTACATCTAAAGACAATGATACAGGGTACCATAATATTGCTCCAACAACTAATATCAATTGGTCATTTCATGTCAATTGGTCTAAaactctgtttttttttttttttgccatttttggtgGAACTTTAAGGGTTTAAGGTATTCAATGATAAAGATAAGTGCgttgaagaattaacccaaatagccgtttacctaatctcttaaactaaaaatagccggcggatatataatatatgtatcatTTCATGTCAATTGGTCTAAAACTATGTTTTTTTGGCCAGTTTTGGTGGAATTCTAAGGAAAAAAGCTTTTGAGGTATTCAATGAAAAAGATACGTGTGTTAAGGATGCACTTAGTCCTGCCCGTGCAACTGTTTGTCAATGGACTGTCAAGGAAGATGGTATTTATTTGACTGATGGTCAAGGTGTAGGTTACAAATATGTTGATTGGTAAAAGACAATAGTTTATTTGTTCGTTATAGTTCATACAATCAAGAGTAAATTTTTTGTTGACTTATTGTACTTCCCTCCTACAATTAGAATGCAAGAGTGACTTGTTAATAATGGCTACACATAACAAAATTACAGAAGTACAGTATCTACATAAATTTTTCCGGTGGTAAAACGTCTTAAATCAGTATACTGAATTATTTTCTTCTACTACTATCATCTGCCTTTCCGCTTCTTTTGTGTTCCTGCACAATCCGCGCAAAACCATTTTCCCTTTGGCTGTTCTTTAAGGCCAACACAGCCGTAGTGGAACCACTCTATTTTGCACTGTAGAAGGAGTAATCAAATTTTAGCAAATGTTCAATCTAATCAAGTTAAAAAAGAGGATTGATGAAACTTGGCTGAGTACATACATTAGGATTGTCGCACGCAACCATTTCACCATAGCTAACTTGATTGCAGAAACAATATGTTGGTTCATTTGGATCAACAGGTAGATCCAAATCCATTCCACTTGGTGTTGCCGCTGCTGCTGCTGTGGCTGTAGCTGCCGCTGCTGTTGCAAGACGTGTTCTGCGGAAGAAATTATTCCCTTTAACACAAGTTTAGTCTGTACTACACAAGGACAGATATATACAATCACACAGACATTTATCATTCAGGCCACAGAAACTGAACCTTCATGGCGAAAAATGTGGAAACTTGGAAAACTAACACCAAAAGTGAATTAAGCTGGTTCAGTGCCCAAGGGAAGCCATTTTGTCCAAATTAATGCATCAGACAATTTTTTCTGCTTACACTTAATAAAACTGCATCTTTTAGAATGTTCCCCTTTCTAGTTTCTGCAGCAAAAAATCTGACATGACTTTTTGTATTAATTTGCTCCAATGTGAATACTGCTTTTCCAACTAATATCTCACATTTTGTagaaaacaaagtaaacaaaAAGAAACCTTAGCCAATTTCTCACTTCCCaataaaatattacttcatataaaataaaaataaagtgaaaCTTGTTTCATGATTAGTGGCAGAAATACAGTGTTCAATAGAAATTCACACTAACACACTCTTGGACAAGCCAACATTCGGAATAAATATCTTCTCTCAACTATTACAAACTCAAAATCATAGAAAACTCATTCCGTCGTATAAAAGGTAAGAATTATAATCCCAAGAGTTGCACCCAGGGCTTTGGTTTAACTGAAAAGGCAGTACAGCATGGATAAGCCACCTATTTGCAATAATGAGTATCTAGCGACCCCCGACCAGTGAGCAATCGGAATTACAGTTCCTTATATCAACGCTTAAGACACCTATTTCCCGTCCTCATGAACGAACTTCTTTAACATCCTAACAGAAGACCATAAATCCTATATAGAGAAGGACCTAAGCACCCAATAATTTACGACTCTGCCTAACAGCCTATATCATTGTCAGCCTGAACTTTTACAAGAATCAACGACTCAAGGGTACAAGGCAAGATAACGCGGTATACCTCATTATTTACGTCAATATATTGCTCATTGTGAAAACagagaaaataaatagaaaagagaacTCATCTTGAATCTCTGTGAATAGCATATTTTGCACTTAGTCAACTGGGAGGACGTGACGTCCCCAACAAaattttgggggggaggggggttgagGAGCACGCTCTATGGAGGAAGGGGATAGCAGAAAAGGATGGAATTGTTGACATGGGATGGAGGACTGAAAATATCATAATTCCTTTTATATGTGGACTTTGGAGGAATATTATGAAAGGAAGCGGAGATTTCATCAGCAACATAACCTTCAGGGTAGGGGATGAAAGCAGATCAACTTTGAAGTTACAAGTGGTCAGGGCCAACTTAACCCTAAAGGGCTTTAGTCCCCAAAAGTTTAGATTTCAAAATTGCTCAAATTATATATAAGTATATAATATGCAATTTTTATTAGTAAAGAATGAGTCTTTTTTAATTTTGTTGTCAAACTTTCACAAACCATTAAGCACAAATTTCCAAAGCTTATGCTACTATTTTAAAATATGATTGAAGTAATTACAGTTGAAAGTTGTAGCCAATAAACATTGCAGTTAAATCCTACTTCTTTTGTCTAATTCACTTAAACTTGAATCAATCTTCTTTGCAACTTTGACTTTGTACtattttccttcaattctttGAGTGCCATTGCAAATATTCAAGGTCAAACTAATTAGAATATCAAACTATTAGATTTGTAAAACCAGTCTTAACACTAAACCTTTCTTAAAGCATAATAGTCACTAtgatattcatggtttcaactTATATTTTGGAATTAAAAGTGCTAAGAGAAATTTTAGAAGTAGAGGATAATATTCTAATTGACATACTCAATCAGGTGAAGTCTTTGTTCTTCTTTTCATAAATAttttattgcttatagaataatttaaacattttcggtatTATCTCAGTTGAAAGAAAATTTAAAACATTAAGATCAATAAGATCTTGGTTAAGATCAACACTATCTCAAGAAAGATTTCAAGATTTGGATATagtcaatcaaaaaagaaattgattataaaaaatcaaaaaatcattactttacattttaagaagttaaAAGGATACACTCcaaataaaatatacaaaaaagttATTGAACAAACTTAAGGCCTCCTAAGATTTTGGCTTTAGACCACATATTCTATAGGGTCGCCGCCCCTGCAAGTGGTGTAGGAAGTGACTTTGAGACATCGCCGAACATTTACAGTATCTCAAGCAGAAGGAGATGACAAGAGAAGATTCGAAGGGTACAAAAGGGAGAAGTTCTTTGGGCCGTAAGGGTTAGGAAGAACTTTCAGGACTAAGAAGTAGTTGGATTGCAAGACCTGGTTGAAATATCTTGCAGGCAAAGTACATTGGCAAAGTAGGCATCATAAGCAGTCAGCCAGTAGGCCAACATTACATTGGTCTTTACACAAAGTCGTAGAGGCTCCGACACcatatgaaaatagaaaaagaaacttGTCTAGAATTGGTTGGTGAATAACATAAATGGAAGCTCCTAATAGTTTAGGTTACATGAAATAGGTAAATTTAAgctgaagaaataaaaaagttCAGGCTAAATTAATTTTCCTAAGTAAATATAGTTTAGGCTAAGAAAATTTCCTGAATACTAAATTCCAAATTATGAGATGACCAAATAGAATAATCCATACTATTAACCAAGACATATTCTAACTTTTAGCAACATTGATCTCTTGACTTTCAACACATAATCAATTtattcttttagatgattgaggcTTCTTATTAGATTTCCATTTCAAATAGGAAATGAtactaattaaataaataaagaacaatcaTCCACAAAGTGCAATAAGCATTAGAAATGGTGAAATATGGGGATCATTCCGTTGGATGGCTATTTAGATCAATACTGCAGGAAAAATGTAATAAGCATAGGAATAAGATAGAGATATATCACTTACTTCTTGCGCCCTCCCTTACCTTCACCAGACCTTCCGGACTTTCCATTATTTTCAACAGTGGTAGCAGGAGTTCCAGTAACAACAGCAACATCTCTTTCTGCATAAAAGAGAATCCATAAAGAGAAAGTTGTTCAACAGTCAGAGAAACGAGTAAGTTTGGACACTGTTCTTGGTGAAGAGATGATGAAGCTGATACAAACATACCTCTCCGGAGCTCTTCATCAAATTTTTTCAAGTACTGATCGAGCTGCTGAATGTGAGCGTCTACCTGTTTCAAGAATTTCTCACTAATTGTCATAAAGAGTTACTGATGACCGAATAATCAGCAAAAACTACAACTCTTATCACACCTCAATTCCAAACCACACAATGATCACTtgattgaaaaaaataaaaacaatagtGCATGTCAGAAGTGAAGAAATATGCGTACAACCAATCATTTACTCCTTTTCGTATTCATCTTATCAAAATCATTTACTCCTTTTCGTTGTATCAGTTTGTATTCATGCCGGATATCCGTTCAATTAACACCTGCATAATCTTGTCTTGGGCCATATATTGGAGCATATTTTCAAGGAAGCTGAGATCTCAAAAATAGTCGGGATTCAGCAACCAAAACTAAGTTCACGTATGGGGTGATCAATAAAAATTCAACAGAAGCTCCTTAGACATAGCCCTTGGAATTCATACAAATTTTTTTAGGACATGATATTATGATCAGAATCATGATCATTTTTGTGTGTcctttaaaatgccaaaattgGAAAATTGCCCTATCCACCATACAGTCAAACAGGGACTTTGTCATAATTGCTACTCAGAATGACTGTCTGGTTAATGCCGTAATCTTTCTCTTTTGTTATTCAGGAACAAAGGGAATTTAGACAAAAACTTCTTCTACAGgtaaaaaatgaacaaaatatttcaaagATTAACACACTCACAAAACCATTTCTACATTTTATCCAATTCAAGCATCAAGAGAATAACCACTTGATCATCCATTTCCAACTTAACAAGGACGCTAAAAATAGGAGAATGACCAATTGAGCTTAGAGCAATTGCACCTAGAATAATTGAACTGAAGGAACTGTGACTATTGAACGAAACTGTTTGCTTGATGTAGAAAGAGGATGCAATTCCCAAAATACCTACCAGATCATATGCCTGAGAAGCTAATGCAACTTTCTCATCAGCAATTCGGATTGCATGCTTTTGCTCATCCAATGCATCATCAGAGAATTTGATTAGTGAAGAGTCTGGTGTCACGTTACCAGCCTTAATACGCTGTATCATATCCTCTATTTCTTTCTCACAACGTTGCTCATTTTGCCTCTGGACTCCTGTTCAGGGGAAAAGAAAAGCACTTTCTTGGTAATAATGCCATACACTAGGCAACAAAGAAACAACATACACCACTAACCTACTGTGCTCGTGTCGGGCTACTAACACAGCAATGCTAAATAATACTGAGAATCTTACAAAATCACCCTATATTCCCT of the Nicotiana tabacum cultivar K326 chromosome 7, ASM71507v2, whole genome shotgun sequence genome contains:
- the LOC107766110 gene encoding PHD finger protein ING1 isoform X2, with protein sequence MSFIDEFQARVQRQNEQRCEKEIEDMIQRIKAGNVTPDSSLIKFSDDALDEQKHAIRIADEKVALASQAYDLVDAHIQQLDQYLKKFDEELRRERDVAVVTGTPATTVENNGKSGRSGEGKGGRKKTRLATAAAATATAAAAATPSGMDLDLPVDPNEPTYCFCNQVSYGEMVACDNPNCKIEWFHYGCVGLKEQPKGKWFCADCAGTQKKRKGR
- the LOC107766110 gene encoding PHD finger protein ING1 isoform X1, encoding MSFIDEFQANIEALPNHLRRKYALLRDLDKSLQGVQRQNEQRCEKEIEDMIQRIKAGNVTPDSSLIKFSDDALDEQKHAIRIADEKVALASQAYDLVDAHIQQLDQYLKKFDEELRRERDVAVVTGTPATTVENNGKSGRSGEGKGGRKKTRLATAAAATATAAAAATPSGMDLDLPVDPNEPTYCFCNQVSYGEMVACDNPNCKIEWFHYGCVGLKEQPKGKWFCADCAGTQKKRKGR
- the LOC107766110 gene encoding PHD finger protein ING1 isoform X3, with amino-acid sequence MSFIDEFQANIEALPNHLRRKYALLRDLDKSLQGVQRQNEQRCEKEIEDMIQRIKAGNVTPDSSLIKFSDDALDEQKHAIRIADEKVALASQAYDLVDAHIQQLDQYLKKFDEELRRERDVAVVTGTPATTVENNGKSGRSGEEHVLQQQRQLQPQQQQRQHQVEWIWIYLLIQMNQHIVSAIKLAMVKWLRATILIAK